A region from the Triticum urartu cultivar G1812 chromosome 1, Tu2.1, whole genome shotgun sequence genome encodes:
- the LOC125521805 gene encoding glutathione transferase GST 23-like translates to MEKAAENVDAGAAAQLQLKLFGSWASSYTHRVQLAMRLKGLAFEYAEEDLGNKSDALLRLNPVYKKVPVLVHDGRSLAESVIILQYLDDAFPASRQLLPADAFDRAVARFWCHFGDDKLGPAVGAVFASTGEEQEAAVRHVHENLVLIEAELREGAFKGRRFFGGDEVGFLDVVLGCGSYWLAVFEEVTGVQLVDAEAFPLFHAWLRDFEAQDEVRETIPSIDRLLEYARGLRQMLVAMAAGAGAGAASADAPTAAPPAAAPPAATTADIAVDI, encoded by the exons ATGGAGAAGGCGGCGGAGAACGTTGACGCTGGCGCGGCGGCGCAGCTGCAGCTGAAGCTGTTCGGGTCGTGGGCGAGCTCGTACACGCACCGCGTGCAGCTGGCCATGCGGCTCAAGGGGCTCGCCTTCGAGTACGCGGAGGAGGACCTCGGCAATAAGAGCGACGCGCTGCTGCGCCTCAACCCCGTCTACAAGAAGGTCCCCGTGCTCGTCCACGACGGCCGCTCCCTCGCCGAGTCCGTCATCATCCTCCAGTACCTCGACGACGCCTTCCCGGCCTCCCGCCAGCTCCTCCCCGCCGACGCCTTCGACCGCGCCGTCGCTCGCTTCTGGTGCCACTTCGGCGACGACAAG CTTGGGCCGGCGGTGGGGGCGGTGTTCGCGTCCACGGGGGAGGAGCAGGAGGCGGCGGTGCGGCACGTGCACGAGAACCTGGTGCTGATCGAGGCGGAGCTGCGGGAGGGGGCGTTCAAGGGCCGGCGCTTCTTCGGCGGCGACGAGGTCGGCTTCCTGGACGTCGTCCTGGGCTGCGGCTCCTACTGGCTGGCCGTCTTCGAGGAGGTCACCGGCGTGCAGCTGGTGGACGCCGAGGCGTTCCCGCTCTTCCACGCCTGGCTGCGCGACTTCGAGGCGCAGGACGAGGTGAGGGAGACCATCCCCTCCATCGACCGCCTGCTCGAGTACGCGCGCGGCCTCCGCCAGATGCTGGTCGCCAtggccgccggcgccggcgctGGCGCAGCCTCGGCCGACGCCCCCACCGCCGCTCCGCCCGCCGCGGCACCCCCGGCCGCCACCACGGCCGACATCGCCGTGGACATATGA